Proteins encoded by one window of Micromonospora coxensis:
- a CDS encoding phosphatidylserine decarboxylase has translation MTQSPAVRTPGRSGPVRIGERAARTLVTELARRNDAKAALLVGATPESAVLAAAIDALLPGDTLTVVPAETTDAAALREHVTAQGRWVADRVRVVDSLAEADAAEVVVAAEPLTGTAEQARTTVEGLAKYLTDGSVLSVAAPVFRTEGAAAELDRQGVLHGVGVDLVLRNTPPVRVHHLRFTPADAALATRLAPAHRPSSVPLTRGMHIDSNGVAAAGIALGLAAVARVARPKSKLWLLPALAAAPVAAFFRDPERDVPEDPSAVVAAADGQVLSVQRLHDERFGDGEWLRVAVFLSVLDVHVNRAPVAGKVVDYFVADGGFANAMKPEAEHNVAAYTVLDTPHGTVVVAQRTGLIARRIVQRAPIGSLLAKGERFGLIRFGSRTDVYLPVDAAEPLVGPGDKVVGGATVIARWR, from the coding sequence ATGACCCAGTCCCCCGCCGTGCGCACCCCCGGCCGGTCCGGTCCGGTCCGCATCGGCGAGCGCGCCGCCCGTACCCTCGTCACCGAGCTCGCCCGGCGTAACGACGCCAAGGCCGCCCTGCTGGTCGGCGCGACCCCGGAGTCCGCGGTGCTGGCCGCGGCGATCGACGCGCTGCTCCCCGGCGACACGCTCACCGTGGTGCCGGCCGAGACCACCGACGCCGCGGCGCTGCGCGAGCACGTCACGGCCCAGGGTCGCTGGGTCGCCGACCGGGTACGCGTCGTCGACTCCCTCGCCGAGGCCGACGCCGCCGAGGTGGTCGTCGCCGCCGAGCCCCTGACCGGCACCGCCGAGCAGGCCCGGACGACCGTCGAGGGCCTGGCCAAGTACCTCACCGACGGTTCGGTGCTGAGCGTGGCCGCGCCGGTGTTCCGCACCGAGGGCGCCGCCGCCGAGCTGGACCGGCAGGGCGTGCTGCACGGCGTCGGCGTCGACCTGGTGCTGCGCAACACCCCGCCGGTCCGGGTGCACCACCTCCGGTTCACCCCGGCGGACGCCGCGCTGGCCACCCGGCTGGCCCCGGCCCACCGGCCGTCCAGCGTGCCGCTGACCCGCGGCATGCACATCGACTCCAACGGCGTCGCGGCGGCCGGCATCGCGCTCGGGCTCGCCGCGGTGGCCCGGGTGGCCCGCCCGAAGTCGAAGCTCTGGCTGCTGCCGGCGCTGGCCGCCGCCCCGGTGGCCGCCTTCTTTCGGGACCCGGAGCGGGACGTTCCGGAGGACCCGTCGGCCGTGGTCGCGGCCGCCGACGGCCAGGTGCTGTCGGTGCAGCGGCTGCACGACGAGCGGTTCGGCGACGGTGAGTGGCTGCGCGTCGCGGTCTTCCTGTCGGTGCTGGACGTGCACGTCAACCGGGCCCCGGTGGCCGGCAAGGTGGTCGACTACTTCGTCGCCGACGGCGGGTTCGCCAACGCGATGAAGCCGGAGGCCGAGCACAACGTGGCGGCGTACACGGTGCTCGACACCCCGCACGGCACGGTCGTGGTGGCGCAGCGCACCGGGCTGATCGCCCGGCGGATCGTGCAGCGGGCGCCGATCGGCTCGCTGCTGGCCAAGGGCGAGCGCTTCGGGCTGATCCGGTTCGGCTCGCGCACCGACGTCTACCTGCCGGTGGACGCCGCCGAGCCGCTGGTCGGCCCGGGCGACAAGGTGGTCGGCGGCGCCACGGTCATCGCCCGCTGGCGCTGA
- a CDS encoding CDP-alcohol phosphatidyltransferase family protein: MRRSSTFARQVLLVRVGRRDGDPGTDLVLPDHLVDRPRRRYGFDRFGRAEIEAVMPVSPALAPAPAVDESPAMSIPLLPGERTAARRMKFALVNACTLASLMLGITAIFVAMAGEARVAALLLIACVAFDGLDGALARKLGVASPFGAQMDSLADMCSFGLAAPVVVYASLAGSAPTAAAGVAAALVAACAAIRLARFNVSPKDGRFFCGVPTTMAAAVLALTVAIGLPLPAVVQIAGVALLAFAMVSSFPYAKLARLLKLPPWVWLAPVIGALVDIRLTFALVVVGYLVSGPLLWLHQRRTA; the protein is encoded by the coding sequence TTGCGCCGCAGCAGCACGTTCGCCCGCCAGGTGCTGCTGGTCCGGGTGGGCCGCCGCGACGGCGACCCCGGCACCGATCTGGTGCTGCCGGATCACCTCGTCGACCGGCCCCGCCGCCGGTACGGCTTCGACCGCTTCGGCCGGGCCGAGATCGAGGCGGTCATGCCGGTGAGCCCCGCCCTCGCCCCCGCCCCCGCGGTGGACGAGTCCCCGGCGATGTCCATCCCGCTGCTGCCCGGTGAGCGCACCGCGGCCCGCCGGATGAAGTTCGCCCTGGTCAACGCCTGCACGCTGGCCAGCCTGATGCTCGGCATCACCGCCATCTTCGTGGCCATGGCCGGCGAGGCCCGGGTGGCGGCGCTGCTGCTGATCGCCTGTGTCGCCTTCGACGGCCTCGACGGCGCGCTCGCCCGCAAGCTCGGCGTGGCCAGCCCGTTCGGCGCCCAGATGGACTCGCTGGCCGACATGTGCTCCTTCGGCCTCGCCGCGCCGGTGGTGGTCTACGCCTCGCTCGCCGGGTCGGCCCCCACCGCCGCCGCCGGTGTGGCCGCCGCCCTCGTCGCCGCCTGCGCGGCGATCCGCCTCGCCCGGTTCAACGTCTCGCCGAAGGACGGCCGGTTCTTCTGCGGCGTGCCGACGACCATGGCGGCGGCGGTGCTGGCCCTCACGGTCGCCATCGGGCTGCCGTTGCCGGCGGTCGTGCAGATCGCCGGGGTGGCCCTGCTCGCCTTCGCGATGGTCTCCAGCTTCCCGTACGCCAAGCTCGCCCGGCTGCTGAAGCTCCCGCCGTGGGTCTGGCTGGCCCCGGTGATCGGCGCGCTCGTCGACATCCGGCTCACCTTCGCCCTGGTGGTGGTGGGCTACCTGGTCAGCGGTCCGCTGCTCTGGCTGCACCAGCGCCGTACCGCCTGA
- a CDS encoding NUDIX domain-containing protein — protein sequence MEERRRIGAYGVLWGSDGRVLLVRGASGCPFPGVWRVPGGGVRHGEHPVAAVVREFAEQTGLTVEVTGVRDAVADVTTYRDPDVAVHTDRLVFDVEARGADLRPEPAGGNDELGWFTPREAAGMPLMPFTAELLGLPVTPLPGDLSRALPAGGLAVGAAGGGDPGRGQVAAATADRRQRFAAYGLVTDPDDRVLLTRIAPGYPGAGKWHLPGGGTDHGEQPAAGLLRELVEESGQLGTVVGLLTVSNLHHPAALGPEGRPMDWHSVRVVYRVRVEAPTEAVVTELAGGSTAEAAWFTNAQVAGLRMTEVAALATGRSGR from the coding sequence GTGGAGGAACGGCGGCGGATCGGGGCGTACGGGGTGCTGTGGGGCTCCGACGGGCGGGTGCTGCTGGTGCGGGGGGCCTCGGGCTGCCCGTTTCCGGGGGTGTGGCGGGTGCCCGGTGGGGGTGTCCGGCACGGTGAGCATCCGGTGGCCGCGGTGGTGCGGGAGTTCGCCGAGCAGACCGGGCTGACCGTCGAGGTCACCGGCGTGCGGGACGCCGTCGCCGACGTGACCACCTACCGCGACCCCGACGTCGCGGTGCACACCGACCGGCTGGTCTTCGACGTGGAGGCCCGGGGCGCCGACCTGCGCCCCGAACCGGCGGGCGGCAACGACGAGCTGGGCTGGTTCACCCCGCGGGAGGCGGCCGGGATGCCGCTGATGCCGTTCACCGCCGAGCTGCTCGGCCTTCCCGTCACGCCCCTGCCGGGGGACCTGTCCCGGGCGCTGCCGGCCGGCGGCCTCGCCGTCGGCGCCGCTGGCGGCGGTGACCCTGGCCGAGGGCAGGTCGCCGCGGCCACCGCCGACCGACGGCAGCGCTTCGCCGCGTACGGACTCGTCACCGACCCGGACGACCGGGTGCTGCTGACCCGGATCGCCCCCGGTTATCCCGGCGCGGGCAAGTGGCACCTGCCGGGAGGTGGCACGGATCACGGCGAGCAGCCGGCCGCCGGGCTGCTGCGCGAGCTGGTGGAGGAGTCCGGGCAGCTCGGTACCGTGGTCGGCTTGTTGACCGTCAGTAATCTGCACCATCCCGCCGCGCTGGGTCCGGAGGGGCGTCCGATGGACTGGCACAGCGTCCGGGTGGTCTACCGGGTGCGGGTCGAGGCCCCCACCGAGGCGGTGGTCACCGAACTCGCCGGCGGATCGACCGCCGAGGCCGCCTGGTTCACGAATGCGCAGGTGGCGGGCCTGCGGATGACCGAGGTGGCGGCTCTGGCAACCGGACGGTCGGGGCGATAG
- a CDS encoding NUDIX hydrolase translates to MTTLLEPLRRIAAYAVCADSVGRVLLVRASERSGTPGVWSLPGGAVDHGEDPRHTVVRETAAETGLSVAVSGLDDVLADMRALPDRGITIHTDRLVYRVTVRGGTLTDRVDRPTDLARWYTLDEARQLPLRSFTARALGLPASSADIVPDEAPEFPSFYAVPGPDGLHRAQRFAAYAVVTDPEGRVLLTRVSDGYPGAGCWHLPGGGTDYGEQPGAALIRELVEETGQSGRLVELLGVASHRDAASLGPEGYPIDWHGVRAFYRVVVDKPAPPTVADVGGSTCEARWFAKEELGALPTDRLTEVTAEAVQAANLT, encoded by the coding sequence GTGACCACCTTGCTGGAGCCGCTCCGCAGGATCGCGGCATACGCAGTTTGTGCTGATTCAGTCGGCCGAGTGTTGCTGGTCCGCGCCTCGGAGCGCTCCGGCACCCCCGGCGTGTGGTCCCTGCCCGGAGGGGCGGTCGACCACGGTGAGGATCCCCGGCACACCGTCGTGCGGGAGACCGCCGCCGAGACCGGCCTCTCGGTCGCCGTCTCCGGCCTGGACGACGTCCTCGCCGACATGCGTGCCCTGCCCGACCGGGGCATCACCATCCACACCGACCGCCTCGTCTACCGGGTCACCGTGCGCGGTGGCACCCTGACCGACCGGGTGGACCGCCCCACCGACCTGGCCCGGTGGTACACCCTCGACGAGGCCCGGCAGCTGCCGCTGCGCTCGTTCACCGCGCGCGCCCTCGGCCTGCCCGCCTCCTCGGCCGACATCGTCCCCGACGAGGCGCCCGAGTTCCCCTCCTTCTACGCCGTGCCCGGGCCGGACGGCCTGCACCGCGCCCAGCGCTTCGCCGCGTACGCGGTGGTGACCGACCCCGAGGGTCGGGTTTTGCTGACCCGGGTCTCCGACGGGTACCCGGGCGCGGGCTGCTGGCACCTGCCCGGCGGTGGCACCGACTACGGCGAGCAGCCCGGCGCGGCGCTGATCCGGGAGCTGGTCGAGGAGACCGGTCAGTCCGGTCGCCTGGTCGAGCTGCTCGGCGTCGCCAGCCACCGGGACGCCGCCTCGCTCGGCCCGGAGGGCTACCCGATCGACTGGCACGGCGTCCGCGCCTTCTATCGGGTGGTCGTCGACAAGCCCGCCCCGCCCACGGTCGCCGACGTCGGCGGCTCCACCTGCGAGGCCAGGTGGTTCGCGAAGGAGGAGCTGGGCGCGCTCCCCACCGACCGCCTCACCGAGGTCACCGCCGAAGCCGTCCAGGCCGCCAACCTCACCTGA
- a CDS encoding PspC domain-containing protein, whose product MTSTTPPQAPYKQLRRPTTDRMVAGVASGLGRYFAVDPTLVRLIFAVTTLLTGGLAALAYPIMWFLMPEEPPGAPAWPHPAGAAPGAAPATTWPPAPAPEPVTEPLPTPQPEPRPAPQPPTPPAG is encoded by the coding sequence ATGACCTCGACGACCCCACCCCAGGCCCCGTACAAGCAGCTGCGCCGCCCCACCACCGACCGGATGGTGGCCGGTGTCGCCAGCGGCCTCGGCCGCTACTTCGCCGTCGACCCCACCCTGGTCCGGCTGATCTTCGCCGTCACGACCCTGCTCACCGGCGGGCTCGCCGCGCTGGCGTACCCGATCATGTGGTTCCTGATGCCGGAGGAGCCGCCGGGCGCGCCCGCCTGGCCGCACCCGGCGGGCGCCGCGCCCGGTGCCGCACCGGCGACGACCTGGCCGCCGGCCCCGGCCCCGGAGCCGGTCACCGAGCCGCTGCCGACGCCGCAGCCGGAGCCCCGCCCGGCACCTCAGCCGCCGACGCCGCCGGCCGGATGA
- the guaA gene encoding glutamine-hydrolyzing GMP synthase, whose amino-acid sequence MSTPRPVLVVDFGAQYAQLIARRVREAKVYSEIVPHSMPVAEMLAKKPAAIILSGGPSSVYAPGAPQIDAGMFTAGVPVFGICYGFQAMARALGGTVARTGNREYGGTPLRARADAGVLLRELPDDLPVWMSHGDCVTEAPEGFTVTAESAGAPVAAFEDLAGRRAGVQFHPEVGHTAHGQEMLKRFLYDIAGIEPTWTPENIIDEQVARIREQVGDKEVICGLSGGVDSAVAAALVHRAVGDQLTCVFVDHGLLRAGEAEQVEKDYVAATGIKLKVVDAQERFLGALAGVTDPEQKRKIIGREFIRVFEAAAREIASHGDVEFLVQGTLYPDVVESGGGTGTANIKSHHNVGGLPEDLKFALVEPLRTLFKDEVRALGLELGLPEAMVWRHPFPGPGLAIRIIGAVDRERLDLLRKADLIAREELTNAGLDRGVWQFPVVLLADVRSVGVQGDGRSYGHPVVLRPVSSEDAMTADWSRLPYEVVARISTRITNEVAEVNRVVLDVTSKPPGTIEWE is encoded by the coding sequence ATGAGCACGCCTCGTCCCGTCCTCGTGGTGGACTTCGGAGCCCAGTACGCCCAGCTCATCGCGCGCCGGGTGCGTGAGGCGAAGGTCTATTCGGAGATCGTCCCGCACTCCATGCCGGTGGCGGAGATGCTGGCGAAGAAGCCGGCCGCGATCATCCTCTCCGGCGGCCCGTCCAGCGTCTACGCCCCGGGCGCTCCCCAGATCGACGCCGGCATGTTCACCGCCGGCGTGCCGGTCTTCGGCATCTGCTACGGCTTCCAGGCGATGGCCCGGGCGCTCGGCGGCACGGTCGCGAGGACCGGCAACCGCGAGTACGGCGGGACCCCGCTGCGGGCCCGCGCCGACGCCGGCGTGCTGCTCCGCGAACTCCCCGACGACCTGCCGGTCTGGATGAGCCACGGCGACTGCGTGACCGAGGCCCCCGAGGGCTTCACGGTCACCGCCGAGTCGGCGGGCGCGCCGGTCGCCGCCTTCGAGGACCTGGCCGGCCGGCGGGCCGGCGTGCAGTTCCACCCCGAGGTCGGGCACACCGCGCACGGCCAGGAGATGCTCAAGCGCTTCCTCTACGACATCGCCGGGATCGAGCCGACCTGGACGCCCGAGAACATCATCGACGAGCAGGTCGCCCGGATCCGGGAGCAGGTCGGTGACAAGGAGGTCATCTGCGGCCTGAGCGGCGGCGTGGACTCCGCGGTCGCCGCCGCGCTGGTGCACAGGGCGGTCGGTGACCAGCTCACCTGCGTCTTCGTCGACCACGGCCTGTTGCGCGCCGGCGAGGCCGAGCAGGTGGAGAAGGACTACGTCGCCGCCACCGGCATCAAGCTCAAGGTGGTCGACGCCCAGGAGCGCTTCCTCGGCGCGCTGGCCGGGGTGACCGACCCGGAGCAGAAGCGCAAGATCATCGGCCGGGAGTTCATCCGGGTCTTCGAGGCCGCCGCCCGGGAGATCGCCTCGCACGGCGACGTCGAGTTCCTGGTTCAGGGCACCCTCTACCCGGACGTGGTGGAGTCCGGCGGCGGCACCGGCACCGCCAACATCAAGAGCCACCACAACGTCGGCGGCCTCCCGGAGGACCTGAAGTTCGCCCTGGTCGAGCCGCTGCGCACGCTCTTCAAGGACGAGGTCCGCGCGCTCGGCCTGGAGCTGGGCCTGCCCGAGGCGATGGTCTGGCGGCACCCGTTCCCGGGTCCGGGCCTGGCCATCCGGATCATCGGCGCGGTGGACCGGGAGCGGCTGGACCTGCTCCGCAAGGCCGACCTGATCGCCCGGGAGGAGCTGACCAACGCCGGCCTCGACCGGGGCGTCTGGCAGTTCCCGGTGGTGCTCCTGGCCGACGTGCGCAGCGTCGGGGTGCAGGGTGACGGGCGCAGCTACGGGCATCCCGTGGTGCTGCGCCCGGTCTCCAGCGAGGACGCGATGACCGCCGACTGGTCCCGGCTGCCCTACGAGGTCGTCGCCCGGATCTCCACCCGGATCACCAACGAGGTCGCCGAGGTCAACCGGGTGGTCCTGGACGTGACCAGCAAGCCGCCGGGCACCATCGAGTGGGAGTGA
- a CDS encoding GNAT family N-acetyltransferase: MGEVTIRPFRPEDGETLSALVVRCLREVNSRDYPAELIDRMCAHFTPDRFRELGSERRIYVAQRDGRVVGTVSRDGNKVYTMFVDPDAHGGGIGRRLMRHIEDLARAEGHEFMETGASITGHGFYRRIGYRDVRVSDTEFGINHILRRPLRR, translated from the coding sequence ATGGGCGAGGTGACGATCCGGCCGTTCCGGCCCGAGGACGGCGAGACGCTGTCGGCCCTGGTGGTTCGCTGCCTGCGGGAGGTCAACAGCCGCGACTACCCGGCCGAGCTGATCGACCGGATGTGTGCCCACTTCACCCCCGACCGGTTCCGCGAACTCGGCTCCGAACGACGGATCTACGTCGCGCAGCGCGACGGGCGGGTGGTCGGCACGGTGTCCCGGGACGGCAACAAGGTCTACACCATGTTCGTCGACCCCGACGCGCACGGCGGCGGCATCGGCCGCCGGCTGATGCGGCACATCGAGGACCTGGCCCGGGCCGAGGGTCACGAGTTCATGGAGACCGGGGCCAGCATCACCGGGCACGGCTTCTACCGGCGGATCGGCTACCGGGACGTCCGGGTCAGCGACACCGAGTTCGGCATCAACCACATCCTGCGCCGGCCGCTGCGCCGCTAG
- a CDS encoding bacteriorhodopsin, with amino-acid sequence MNFENTFSYNVDQFTLISHVLSLGFAVMAAGLVYFLVTRSSLAPRYQFSSVLSAVVMVSAFFELFLLYQRWVGAFRWDGTAFVQSGTLFSNGYRYVNWSIDVPVLLIQLLIVMGVTGRRFHQSWVAFVVGGLAMIYTGYAGQFHEVERDAPFWVWGLVSTLFFVLLLVLVARIIFGNLARLPRSARGPARAVWWLVLVSWLLYPGAYLMPALWDSADGVVARQITYTVADITSKVVYGVLLGIIARRVSAVEGYAPAVADEVALPRGGITEAPAARG; translated from the coding sequence GTGAACTTCGAGAACACGTTCTCGTACAACGTGGACCAGTTCACCCTGATCTCGCACGTGCTGAGCCTGGGCTTCGCCGTGATGGCCGCCGGGCTGGTCTACTTCCTGGTCACCCGGAGTTCCCTGGCGCCGAGGTACCAGTTCTCGTCGGTGCTCTCCGCCGTCGTGATGGTGTCGGCCTTCTTCGAACTGTTCCTGCTCTACCAGCGGTGGGTGGGCGCCTTCCGGTGGGACGGCACGGCGTTCGTCCAGTCGGGCACCCTCTTCTCCAACGGCTACCGGTACGTCAACTGGTCGATCGACGTGCCGGTGCTGCTGATCCAGTTGCTGATCGTCATGGGCGTGACCGGCCGCCGGTTCCACCAGAGCTGGGTGGCCTTCGTCGTCGGTGGGCTCGCCATGATCTACACCGGGTACGCCGGGCAGTTCCACGAGGTCGAGCGGGACGCGCCGTTCTGGGTCTGGGGACTGGTCAGCACGCTCTTCTTCGTCCTGCTGCTCGTCCTGGTGGCCCGGATCATCTTCGGCAACCTGGCCCGGCTGCCCCGGTCGGCGCGAGGGCCGGCCCGGGCGGTGTGGTGGCTGGTGCTCGTCTCGTGGCTGCTCTACCCGGGGGCGTACCTGATGCCGGCCCTGTGGGACTCGGCCGACGGGGTGGTGGCCCGGCAGATCACGTACACGGTGGCCGACATCACCTCGAAGGTGGTCTACGGGGTGCTCCTCGGGATCATCGCCCGTCGGGTCAGCGCGGTCGAGGGGTACGCCCCCGCGGTCGCCGACGAGGTGGCGCTGCCGCGCGGCGGCATCACGGAGGCTCCTGCTGCCCGCGGCTAG